A single window of Rhipicephalus microplus isolate Deutch F79 chromosome 5, USDA_Rmic, whole genome shotgun sequence DNA harbors:
- the LOC119174008 gene encoding uncharacterized protein LOC119174008 — MAEAGKGSDDKSGEPSDAPQADSEPKKSSMKATKEDGSTSGEKTKKKKKKSAEDLATHDNVGKIASEAASNRDTGTGSVKKPKGSKKSSSKEGKSDGKANATKKSSSKEGKSTGKPSAVKKGRHSKAGLETLSGSEAKDAIKGKKSRKKKKKKKHVASQLPSSPVALHPPSAPDASAQSYFAYPPATLPFPAQAPIPQPAIAQLPPANAPQTSSGLLSKIGAFLGVVERKDASQHPPADFTTASNVSTQLHPPLFLAPQSQQMPYGAFQSMSGQLAPPGGQLPMTAQQTPLVTVQPNVSLQEGYVQPNSGQPILDQNLASQQATVNHAMRGQNIDQPMPAEPIQGYTPSQSLPSQLTPGQPIPIQPDEQVQGKMVPSYSLPNQSMPTYLPKEPSLTEPMASQHMPGATASFIDQSVPTQAVVEQSVPLKPLFGRDYTGQTIVSRPMIVSRVVSTETASSEQTLDKASTHAQPPQISQGDMAQAMNLYGPQTSIQTPIRRSSILFTNTANPPGGPFVPALYRQGSRTEDSFYHSFAMAEPQVLQDRMPSSMHPKQLSSARTSVAQLPQSESTPRSSRFFAYGQIEMSRPAARRLSRSLHAADTLPRKSSWSSFSRRPSRTRDYALASPDSLSGTIDDMRPNSHEDYDVMEPVESRRDSSAKQRSSCMRLSQSTLHAETRELADDFDSTRAWRFSVGRVEPPQHAASASRPYQPWETRCAADTTQHIKYTAAVAEDLRVASLALRRLQYNNETERRRRDFLATELMKRAALASSEVRRASMALAAMYPEDAFPGDTASSMEQGGRLLSKANAKKAELPARPAAGPGGEHKAQGITSTSWREHRRMSHRGPGALPLRPANEKGRGSQSQDFLFEATSSRLADMPNARKTTSKRSLARKSSHSLDFSFQATSSGAAAMPGVRKAKSKKSLARKSSRASLTTDAESSSHGDSGCDMCGGLWRGLVREAPSKESSTTQCEDVVLELGGHVTSPLTWPLDCPGGRKRSSVATVTMLGAVRRGSRRSEQPKQAVSDEQVTAVLLEDVQASPLECFQGVSHDIVASIAGKGDAQRKSLKVGEQVGTVDENALNRMMRDSSVGVPAEHLEREGEDQGQPAADGQEDDGPYHPMEGGRLPLDEEANVEAEMWKFAESTVPLFPESAVAVLFLLACLVWVAVVLFAGSAHHSWLNTTTVHEAKTGRPEGR; from the exons ATGGCGGAAGCTGGGAAAGGAAGCGATGATAAGTCAGGCGAGCCCTCGGATGCGCCGCAAGCGGACTCAGAACCCAAGAAGAGTTCAATGAAGGCTACCAAGGAGGATGGCTCGACGAGTGGCGAGAaaacaaagaagaagaaaaagaagtcagCTGAAGACTTGGCCACGCATGACAACGTCGGAAAGATTGCTTCGGAAGCGGCCTCCAACAGAGACACCGGCACGGGCTCGGTGAAGAAGCCAAAGGGTAGTAAGAAGTCATCTAGCAAAGAAGGCAAGTCCGATGGGAAGGCCAACGCTACCAAAAAGTCTTCCAGCAAAGAAGGCAAGTCCACTGGCAAGCCCAGTGCTGTCAAGAAGGGCCGCCATTCCAAGGCGGGCTTAGAGACGCTGAGTGGAAGCGAAGCAAAGGACGCAATCAAAGGCAAGAaatccagaaaaaagaaaaagaagaaaaagcatgtCGCTTCTCAGCTGCCAAGCAGTCCAGTGGCACTTCACCCGCCCTCTGCTCCAGATGCATCAGCACAGTCATATTTCGCTTACCCACCGGCTACACTTCCTTTTCCAGCCCAGGCCCCGATACCGCAGCCTGCGATCGCGCAGCTTCCGCCGGCAAATGCCCCACAAACCAGTTCGGGTCTCCTCTCGAAAATTGGAGCTTTTCTTGGCGTCGTCGAGCGGAAAGATGCATCGCAGCATCCCCCTGCGGATTTTACAACAGCATCAAATGTATCAACTCAACTGCATCCTCCACTATTCCTGGCCCCTCAAAGTCAACAGATGCCTTATGGCGCCTTTCAATCAATGTCTGGCCAACTTGCGCCTCCTGGTGGGCAGCTACCTATGACAGCTCAACAAACACCATTGGTGACTGTTCAGCCAAATGTTAGTCTGCAAGAAGGGTATGTTCAGCCAAATTCCGGTCAACCAATACTTGATCAAAACCTAGCAAGCCAGCAGGCGACCGTGAATCATGCGATGCGAGGACAGAATATTGATCAACCGATGCCTGCTGAACCGATACAAGGGTACACGCCCAGCCAATCGTTACCTAGTCAACTAACGCCAGGGCAGCCCATACCAATTCAACCTGATGAGCAGGTGCAAGGTAAAATGGTGCCTAGCTATTCATTGCCTAATCAGTCAATGCCAACATATTTACCAAAGGAACCGTCGCTTACTGAGCCTATGGCGTCACAACATATGCCGGGAGCAACCGCGTCATTTATAGATCAGTCTGTACCAACACAGGCTGTTGTAGAGCAGTCCGTGCCATTGAAGCCATTATTTGGTCGGGACTATACGGGCCAAACAATAGTTAGTAGACCGATGATAGTTTCACGCGTGGTGTCGACAGAAACGGCTTCATCAGAGCAGACGTTAGACAAGGCATCAACACATGCCCAGCCACCACAAATTTCGCAAGGCGACATGGCGCAAGCCATGAACTTATACGGGCCGCAAACATCAATTCAGACTCCTATCAGAAGATCAAGCATTCTTTTCACCAATACGGCGAATCCACCTGGCGGGCCCTTTGTACCAGCATTATACAGACAAGGAAGCCGGACAGAAGACTCTTTCTACCACAGTTTCGCTATGGCTGAGCCACAAGTCTTACAAGACAGAATGCCTTCATCAATGCATCCTAAACAGTTGTCATCTGCAAGGACATCTGTCGCACAACTTCCGCAGAGTGAATCGACGCCCAGAAGTTCAAGGTTTTTCGCGTACGGCCAAATCGAGATGTCTCGACCGGCTGCGAGAAGGCTGTCCAGAAGCTTGCACGCGGCGGATACGTTGCCTCGAAAATCCTCCTGGTCATCGTTTtctaggaggccgtcacgaacaCGGGACTATGCTCTCGCCAGCCCTGACTCGCTTTCAGGTACGATTGATGATATGCGGCCAAACTCACACGAGGATTACGACGTTATGGAGCCGGTGGAATCTCGGCGAGACAGCAGCGCCAAGCAGCGTAGCTCATGCATGCGCCTTTCGCAAAGCACGCTGCACGCTGAGACACGTGAGCTCGCCGATGATTTTGATTCTACTCGAGCCTGGCGCTTTTCTGTTGGGCGAGTGGAGCCTCCTCAGCACGCAGCGAGTGCTTCTAGGCCCTACCAGCCGTGGGAAACACGCTGCGCCGCGGACACTACGCAGCACATCAAGTACACGGCTGCAGTCGCCGAGGACCTCCGGGTAGCTTCCCTGGCGCTCCGTAGGCTGCAGTATAACAACGAGACGGAGCGGCGCCGGCGGGACTTCCTCGCCACTGAGCTAATGAAGAGGGCAGCTCTTGCGAGCAGCGAGGTTCGCAGGGCTTCCATGGCATTGGCAGCCATGTATCCCGAGGATGCCTTCCCTGGAGACACTGCGTCGTCCATGGAACAGGGAGGCAGACTACTGTCGAAAGCAAACGCGAAGAAAGCCGAGTTGCCAGCGCGTCCTGCAGCTGGACCCGGAGGCGAGCACAAAGCGCAGGGCATCACAAGCACCTCATGGCGCGAGCATAGGAGGATGTCGCATCGCGGTCCAGGTGCACTGCCTTTGCGGCCAGCAAACGAAAAAGGCCGCGGCTCTCAGTCTCAGGATTTCTTGTTCGAAGCTACGAGCTCGAGATTAGCTGACATGCCTAATGCGCGTAAGACCACATCGAAGAGGTCCTTAGCGAGGAAGTCCTCCCACTCCCTTGATTTCTCGTTCCAAGCGACCAGCTCTGGAGCGGCTGCCATGCCGGGTGTCCGTAAAGCCAAGTCAAAGAAGTCCTTAGCGAGGAAGTCTTCGCGGGCCTCTTTGACAACCGATGCGGAGTCATCCTCGCATGGCGACAGCGGGTGTGACATGTGTGGAGGCCTGTGGCGAGGCCTAGTGCGAGAAGCCCCATCGAAAGAAAGCTCGACGACACAG TGTGAAGACGTCGTGCTGGAGCTGGGTGGCCACGTCACCAGTCCGCTGACGTGGCCCCTGGACTGCCCGGGTGGCCGAAAGCGAAGCTCCGTCGCCACGGTGACCATGTTGGGTGCCGTGCGCAGAGGAAGCCGCAGGTCCGAGCAACCGAAGCAGGCTGTCTCCGACGAACAGGTCACCGCCGTGCTCCTCGAAGATGTCCAGGCATCGCCGCTGGAATGCTTTCAGGGCGTCTCTCATGATATTGTGGCCTCGATAGCCGGCAAGGGTGACGCCCAG CGCAAATCTCTCAAGGTTGGCGAGCAGGTCGGGACGGTGGACGAAAACGCGTTGAATCGGATGATGCGCGACTCGAGTGTCGGTGTCCCCGCTGAACATCTAGAACGGGAGGGAGAAGATCAGGGACAACCGGCCGCCGACGGACAGGAAGACGATGGACCGTACCATCCCATGGAAGGCGGACGGCTGCCGCTCGATGAGGAGGCGAACGTGGAGGCAGAGATGTGGAAGTTCGCCGAGAGCACGGTTCCCCTGTTCCCGGAGTCCGCAGTAGCCGTACTGTTTCTGCTGGCCTGCCTCGTATGGGTGGCTGTGGTGCTGTTCGCCGGGAGCGCGCACCACAGCTGGCTCAACACCACCACCGTCCACGAAGCCAAAACGGGACGCCCCGAGGGCAGGTAA